DNA sequence from the Calidithermus timidus DSM 17022 genome:
GGCCTCGTCCTCGGTGAAGCGCTGGGCGGGGTCGTTGCGCAGGTAAGGGCCGTATAGCAGCACCGGGACCGGGTGCCAGGAGTGGGCCCTGAGCACGCTGGGGGTGGAGTGGTCGCCGGTGATCACCAGTACGTCGGGCTTGAGGGCCAGCAATTCGGGCAGCAGGTGGTCGAAAAGTTCGACCTTGTGCACCTTCTCCTCGAAGTCGCCGTCCTCACCGGTGGAGTCGGTCTTCTTGAAGTGCAGGTAGAAGAAGTCGTGCTCGGACCAGTGGGTCTGCAGGGCCTTCACCTTGCCCTGGAGGGCATCCTCCTCACCCACGACCTCGAGCACCTTCATCCCCACCAAGCTGGCTACGCCCTTGTACATGGGGTAGGAGGCCACGCAGGCGGGATTGAGCTTGTAGATTTGCTGCATCGAGGGGAACTTGGGCCGCTCGGAGATGCCGCGGAAGAGGGCTGCGTTGATGGTGGGCTCGTCCTTGAGCACCTCGCGGATGCGGGCGCTGAGGGCGTTGAGCACGGTGGCGGTGCGGGCGCTGGCCGCGTCGCCAGGGTGGTGGACGCGGGACTCCAGGGGGGGCACGCCGGTTTTCTGAGGGTCGGTGTCGGAGACCCTCTCGCCCAGCTCGGCCCCCGAGAGGATCACCACGAAGCGGTGCTCGCTTTCGGTGTAGAAGCGTACCCTGACCCCATCGATCTCCTGGATGGCGGCCTGGAGCTTGGCCACCACCCGCGCGTTCTCCTCGTTGCTAGGCCGCCCCGCGCGGCGGTCGGTGATGCGGCCCGAGGCGTCGAGGGTGGCGAAGTTCCCGCGCACCCCCACGTCGCCGTCGCGGAACTCGGCCCCGATGCCGATGGCCGAGAGCGCCCCCCGGCCCACCTGGTAGCGGATGGGGTCGTAGCCGAAGAGCGAGAGGTGGCCGGGACCGGAGCCGGGCGCGATGCCCGGAGCCACAGGGTATTGCAGGCCCAGCATGGACTGCTTTGCCAGGGCATCGAGGTTGGGGGTGCTGGCGGCGGCGAGCTCGGTGGGGCCGCCCGGCTGCCGAGGCAGGCCACCCACCCCGTCGAGCACGACGAAGAGGATCTTGCTAGGGGTGGACTGGGAGATCTCCTCGAGGATCGGGAACAGGCTCATGCGGCCTATTCTAACGAGGCGATCGGGAAGCGTGTGCCACGCTTTTGCTCACTGGCGGCGTCAGAACGCACGGGCCCTGCTGCCGCCACCACCCCTTTGGGGCCTTATGGGCGATGGACTCGATGCGCTGGAGTTTAGCCAAAGCCATAGACCAGCATCTGGTTTTGCCACTCCGCCTCCGGCCCGCCGCCTTTCCCCACGTAGCCCTCGAGGCCCTGCGCGCCGCGCAGAGCTAAAAAGAATAGCCCCCCAGGACCGGGGGGCCGAAAAAGACAGGCTTCAGGGTCGGTCGATGGTGATGACCGGCGAGGTCCAGGTCTCCCAGTGGGCATCTACGGTTTCGTAGCCTAGAGCCTTGAGTACTTTGATCTTAAGGATGTATTGCCCATCGAGTACTTCACGGGTTTCGGTAACCTTGTTGAAGTACCGGCGCTTGATGATATGGCTACCCAAAGCTGATCGCGGGAGCTACACCCTTGACCGCGCCATTGGCCCCCACAATGCCCGCGACGTGGGTGCCGTGACCCTTTATCCCCTCCCCATGCAAGCCCAGCTCATTCTGGGCTACGTCAGCTCCAGTTTGGGTGATGGCGGTGGCCAGATCGGGGTTACTTACCGGGTGCGCCTCGGGAATGGCCTCGGTAATGGGCTTTTCGCATCGGGGTCGGGATGGAGCGACATGAAGCGGTGCGTTGCTCAAAGTAACAGCCGGTCGCGACGCAGCCCTAATACCGCCGTAAGCTACCCGCTAGTGGGCTATCATGTTGCGGTATGGCGAAGGAAAAAGGCCTGACCCCGCAAAGCCAAGATTTCAACGAGTGGTACAACGAAGTCATCCTGCGAGCCGAACTGGTGGACTATGGCCCGGTGCGCGGCACGATGGTCATCAGGCCTTATGGCTTTGGCCTGTGGGAAAATATTCAACGCGTCCTAGACGACATGTTCAAAGCTACCGGGCACGCCAACGCGTACTTTCCCCTCTTCATCCCCATGAGCTTCTTCCAGAAGGAAGCCGAGCACGTCGAGGGGTTCTCGCCCGAGCTGGCGGTGGTGACCCATGCGGGCGGGGAGGAGCTCGAGGAACCCCTGGCCGTGCGCCCGACCTCGGAGACCATCATCGGCTACATGTGGGGCAAGTGGATTCGCACCTACCGCGACCTGCCCCAGCTCCTCAACCAGTGGGGCAACGTGGTGCGCTGGGAGCTACGCACCAAGCCCTTTTTGCGCACCAGCGAGTTCTTGTGGCAGGAAGGCCACACCGCCCACGCCACCCAGGAGGAGGCCGAGGCCGAGGTGCGGCAGATGCTGGGCATCTACGCCAAGATGTCGCGCGAGTGGGCGGCGGTGCCGGTGTGGGAGGGGGTCAAGACCGAGAGCGAGAAGTTCGCCGGAGCGGTCTACACCACCACCATCGAGGCCATGATGCGCGATGGTAAGGCGCTGCAGTCGGGCACCAGCCACTATTTGGGTACCAACTTCGCCAGGGCCTTCGATATCCAGTTCCAAGACCGCGACCAGCAGAACAAGTACGTCCACACCACGAGTTGGGGCCTCTCCACCCGCATGGTGGGGGCGGTGATCATGACCCACGGCGACGACAAGGGCCTCATCCTGCCTCCCCGCATCGCCCCCATTCAGGTGGTGATCGTGCCCATCTACAAGTCCGAGACCCGCGAGCAGGTGATGCCGGCGGTGGAAAAGCTGGCCGCCGAGCTCAAGGCGGCGGGCGTGCGGGTTCACCTTGACGACCGCGACCAGTACAGCCCCGGCTTCAAGTTCAACGAGTGGGAGCTCAAGGGCGTGCCGCTGCGCCTGGAGATTGGCCCCCGCGACGTGGAAGCGGGCACCGCCGTGCTGGCGAGCCGCCTGGGCGGCAAGGAGACTGTGCAGCTTGGCGAGATCATCGCGACGTTACCCCAGCGGCTGGAGGCCTTCCAGGAGGCGCTCTACCGGCGGGCGCTGGAGTTCCGCGACAGCCACACTTGGGAAGTGAACGACTACGGGGAGTTCAAGGAGAAGGTCGAGCAGGGCTTCGTCAAGGCTTTCCATTGTGGCGACCAGGAGTGTGAGAGGCAGATCAAGGCCGAGACCACCGCCACTACCCGCTGCATCCCCTTCGACGAGCCCGAGGCCCACGGGAAGTGTATCCGCTGTGGCAAGCCGAGCGCTTATGGCAAGCGGATCCTGTTCGCTAAGGCGTACTGAATGGAGAAGATCCGCTGGGGCATTCTGAGCACCGGGCGCATCGCAGCCCGTCTGGCCGACACCTTGCGCGGCCTCGAGGGCGCCGAACTGCTGGCGGTGGGCTCGAGGAGCCTCGAGGCCGCCCGCGCCTTTGGGGAAGCGAAGGGCATTCCCCGCCGCTACGGCAGCTACGAAGAACTCGCCGCCGATCCCGACGTGGACGTGATCTACGTGGCTTCACCCCACAGCCACCACTACGCCCACACCCTGCTGTGCCTCGAGCACGGCAAGCACGTCCTGTGCGAGAAGTCCTTCGCCCACAACGCCCTCGAGGCCCGCCGCATGGCCCAGAAGGCCAGGGAAAAGGGGCTCTTCCTGATGGAGGCCATGTGGACGCGCTTTTTGCCTCACATGGTGCGGCTGCGTGAGTTGCTGGCGCAGAAGGTGATCGGCGAGGTGCGGATGATCCAGGTCAGCATGGGCTTCCGCGCCCAGGTCGGACCTGAGCACCGGCTCCTGAACCCCGAGCTGGCCGGGGGCGCCCTGCTCGACGTGGGCGTGTACCCGCTCTCCTTCACCTCGATGGTCTGGGGAAAGCCCGAACGCCTCGACAGCCAGGTCTACCTGGGCCCTACCGGCGTGGACGAGCAGGCCGTCTTGCTGCTGGGTTACCGCGACGGGCGCATGGCGGCGCTGGTCTCGAGCCTCCACACCCCTACCAACATGGCGGCCTACCTCTACGGCACCGAGGGCTACGTCGAGATCCCCAACCCCTGGTACCGCGCCAAGAGACTGCTGCTGCACAGGGATGGGCAGGTCGAAGCCCTCGAGTGCCCCTACGAAGGCCATGGCGACCAGTTTCAGGCCATCGAGGCCATGAACTGCATCCGGTCGGGAAGGCTCGAGTCGCAGGTCATGCCCCTGGCTGAAACCATCGCCATCATGGAGGTCATGGACGCCTTCCGGGCACAGTGGGGACTGCGCTATCCGGGGGAGCTGGCGGGTGGGGGATAAGGCGATAGACTTCAGAACGTGACAGGGAAAAGTGCAACCCAGCCAAAGCCGGGTCGGGCCAGCGCCCACAGAGCCTCGCGGGCTCGGGCTCTTCCCCAGGAAACGCTCGAGGCCAGACGGGCTCGAGCCGCGCGGGTGCTGGAGGTGCTCGAGCGGCTTTACCCCAACGCCACCACCGAACTCGAGCACCGCAACCCCTTCGAGCTGCTCGTCGCCACCGTGCTCTCGGCCAGGGCCACCGATGCTTCGGTGAACAAGGCCACGCCTGCGCTCTTCGCCCGCTTCCCCGACGCCGCCAGTCTGGCCCGGGCTACGCCCGAGGAGGTCGAGCCCTTCATCAAGAACATCGGGCTCTACCGAGCCAAGGCCCGCAATCTCGTGCTGCTGGCGCGCAAGCTGGTCGAGGAGCACGGCGGGGAAGTCCCGGTGGATAAGGCCAAGCTGCAGCAGCTACCCGGCGTGGGCTGGAAGACCGCCACGGTTGTGCTGGGAGCGGCCTTCAAGGTTCCGGGCATCGCGGTGGACACCCACCTCACGCGGCTGGCCCATCGCTTGGGCTTCTCCGGCGAGAGCGACCCCGAGAAAATAGGCCGCGACCTCGAGCGCCTGTTTCCCCGCGAGAAATGGGTTTTCGTCCACCACGCCCTCATCCTCTTCGGACGTTACCGCTGCACCGCCCGCAGGCCGCAGTGCGAGGGCTGCTTGTTGTGGGAGCTCTGCCTCAGCCGGGGGGCCTGGTGAAGCTCAGTCTCGACCACATCGTGGTTGCCGCCCACAGCCTCGAGCAGGGCTGCGATTACGTGGAGCGGGCCCTGGGAGTGCGACCCGTGCCCGGTGGGCGGCACCTCAAGATGGGTACCCACAACAGCCTACTGAACCTGGGGGAGGGGGTTTACCTCGAGGTCATCGCCATCGACCCCGAGGGTACCGATCCAGGCCGCCCGCGCTGGTTCGGCTTAGACAATCCCCGGCTTCAGGCCGAGCTGAAGCGGTCCCCCCGGCTGCTGCACTGGGTCGTCCGCACCGACGACATCCGCGCGGTGGTCGCAGCACTTCCCGAGCTGGGCAAAGTCCATCGCATGGGCCGGGGCGACCTCGAGTGGGACATCGCCATCCCCGACGATGGACAGTTGCTCGAGCACGGCCTGATCCCCACCGTGATTTCTTGGGGCGACGCGCCACACCCCACCACCCGGCTACCGGAGTCCGCTTGCCGCTTGATGGGCCTGAGGGGTCTTCACCCACACCCCGAGCGGGTCGAGGCCCGGCTGAAAGCGCTGGGGCTGGAACTGGGACTCGAGGCTTCCCCTGCTCCCGGACTCCTCGCCCAGGTGCAAACCCCCGCCGGGCTGCGTCTGTTGCGCTAAGAACCGCGATAAGGTGGTGGGCTTGGTCCCTTGTACCCCTGAGTCCAAATAGCGAGGTAATGCCCTGGCAGCGAGGCTTGGGCTTTTTACACTTGGTCCACGCCAAAAGCGGGAGCCTTCTCGCAAAGGAGAGCCCTATGCAGTCAACGATGATGGATTTCCCCCTCACCCTGCCCCATTTGCTCGAGCGAGCCGGACAGCTCTTCGGTCGGCAGGAGATCGTCACCCGTCTGCCCGACAGGAGCCTGCACCGCTACAGCTACGCCGACTTCTACCGGCGTAGCCGGGCGCTGGCCGAGGCACTGCAGAAAGCGGGCTTACGCAAGGGCGACCGGGTGGCCACGCTGTCGTGGAACACCTACGCTCACCTCGAGGCCTACTTCGGCATCCCGGCAGCCGGGGGCGTGCTGCACACCCTCAACCTGCGGTTGCACCCCTCCGACATCGCCTACATCATCAACCACGCCGAAGACCGCTTCTTGATCGTCGACGACGTGCTTTTAAAGCTCTACGAGGCCATCAAGGATCAGGTGAAGCTCGAGAAGGTCATCGTGGTGCCCCTCAGCGGCCAACCCGTGCCCGAGGGGCTCACCGACTACGAGGCGTTCATCGCGGGGGCGGGCGGCGACTTCGAGTACCCCCGGCTCGAGGAGCGCGAGGCGCTGGGGATGTGCTACACCTCCGGTACCACCGGCAAACCCAAGGGCGTGGTCTACTCCCACCGCTCTACCGTGTTGCACAGCCTGGCCTCCGCCCTCCCCGACGCGCTCAACCTCTCGGCGCAGGACGTGCTGTGCCCGGTGGTGCCGATGTTCCACGTCATGGCCTGGGGCCTGCCCTTCACCGGGGTGATGATGGGGTCCAAGCTGGTGCTGCCGGGGCCGCACCTCGACCCGGTGAGCCTGCTCGAGCTCTACGAAGGCGAGGCCGTGACCAAAACCGCCGGGGTGCCCACCATCTGGCTGGGTGTGCTGCAGACCCTGCAAAAAGACCCCGCCCGCTTCAAGCTGGTGCCCGGCATGGAGATGGTGGTGGGTGGCTCGGCGGCCCCCGAGGCGATGATCCGGGGCTTCGACCACTTCAACCTCAAGGTGCTGCACGCCTGGGGTATGACCGAGACCAGCCCCCTGGGCACGACGAGCCGCCTCAAGCCCCACCTCAAGCGCCTCTCCTCCGACGAGCAGTACGCCTACCGCGCCACCCAGGGCATCCCCACCCCGCTGGTCGAGGTGCGGGCCGTGGGCGAGAGCGGCGTGGTGCCCTGGGACGGCAAGAGCATGGGCGAGCTCGAGGTGCGCGGCCCCTGGGTGGCCCAGAGCTACTTCCGCCTCGAGAGCGAGCGTGACAAGTGGAGCCCCGACGGCTGGTTCCGCACCGGCGACGTGGTGACCATCGACCCCGAGGGCTACGTCAAGATCACCGACCGCACCAAGGACCTCATCAAGTCGGGCGGGGAGTGGATCTCCAGCCTCGACCTCGAGAACGCCCTCATGGGTCATCCCGCGGTGAAGGAGGCCGCCGTCATCGCCGTTCCCCACCCTAAGTGGGCCGAGCGCCCGCTGGCGGCGGTGGTGCTGAAGGAGGGCATGAGCGCCACGCCCGAGGAGTTGCGGGCTTTCCTCGAGCCCAAAGTC
Encoded proteins:
- a CDS encoding Gfo/Idh/MocA family protein, translating into MEKIRWGILSTGRIAARLADTLRGLEGAELLAVGSRSLEAARAFGEAKGIPRRYGSYEELAADPDVDVIYVASPHSHHYAHTLLCLEHGKHVLCEKSFAHNALEARRMAQKAREKGLFLMEAMWTRFLPHMVRLRELLAQKVIGEVRMIQVSMGFRAQVGPEHRLLNPELAGGALLDVGVYPLSFTSMVWGKPERLDSQVYLGPTGVDEQAVLLLGYRDGRMAALVSSLHTPTNMAAYLYGTEGYVEIPNPWYRAKRLLLHRDGQVEALECPYEGHGDQFQAIEAMNCIRSGRLESQVMPLAETIAIMEVMDAFRAQWGLRYPGELAGGG
- a CDS encoding 2,3-bisphosphoglycerate-independent phosphoglycerate mutase → MSLFPILEEISQSTPSKILFVVLDGVGGLPRQPGGPTELAAASTPNLDALAKQSMLGLQYPVAPGIAPGSGPGHLSLFGYDPIRYQVGRGALSAIGIGAEFRDGDVGVRGNFATLDASGRITDRRAGRPSNEENARVVAKLQAAIQEIDGVRVRFYTESEHRFVVILSGAELGERVSDTDPQKTGVPPLESRVHHPGDAASARTATVLNALSARIREVLKDEPTINAALFRGISERPKFPSMQQIYKLNPACVASYPMYKGVASLVGMKVLEVVGEEDALQGKVKALQTHWSEHDFFYLHFKKTDSTGEDGDFEEKVHKVELFDHLLPELLALKPDVLVITGDHSTPSVLRAHSWHPVPVLLYGPYLRNDPAQRFTEDEAARGTLGTLRGTDLMPLMLAHAGKLQKFGA
- the nth gene encoding endonuclease III; the protein is MTGKSATQPKPGRASAHRASRARALPQETLEARRARAARVLEVLERLYPNATTELEHRNPFELLVATVLSARATDASVNKATPALFARFPDAASLARATPEEVEPFIKNIGLYRAKARNLVLLARKLVEEHGGEVPVDKAKLQQLPGVGWKTATVVLGAAFKVPGIAVDTHLTRLAHRLGFSGESDPEKIGRDLERLFPREKWVFVHHALILFGRYRCTARRPQCEGCLLWELCLSRGAW
- a CDS encoding VOC family protein; this encodes MKLSLDHIVVAAHSLEQGCDYVERALGVRPVPGGRHLKMGTHNSLLNLGEGVYLEVIAIDPEGTDPGRPRWFGLDNPRLQAELKRSPRLLHWVVRTDDIRAVVAALPELGKVHRMGRGDLEWDIAIPDDGQLLEHGLIPTVISWGDAPHPTTRLPESACRLMGLRGLHPHPERVEARLKALGLELGLEASPAPGLLAQVQTPAGLRLLR
- a CDS encoding long-chain fatty acid--CoA ligase — translated: MQSTMMDFPLTLPHLLERAGQLFGRQEIVTRLPDRSLHRYSYADFYRRSRALAEALQKAGLRKGDRVATLSWNTYAHLEAYFGIPAAGGVLHTLNLRLHPSDIAYIINHAEDRFLIVDDVLLKLYEAIKDQVKLEKVIVVPLSGQPVPEGLTDYEAFIAGAGGDFEYPRLEEREALGMCYTSGTTGKPKGVVYSHRSTVLHSLASALPDALNLSAQDVLCPVVPMFHVMAWGLPFTGVMMGSKLVLPGPHLDPVSLLELYEGEAVTKTAGVPTIWLGVLQTLQKDPARFKLVPGMEMVVGGSAAPEAMIRGFDHFNLKVLHAWGMTETSPLGTTSRLKPHLKRLSSDEQYAYRATQGIPTPLVEVRAVGESGVVPWDGKSMGELEVRGPWVAQSYFRLESERDKWSPDGWFRTGDVVTIDPEGYVKITDRTKDLIKSGGEWISSLDLENALMGHPAVKEAAVIAVPHPKWAERPLAAVVLKEGMSATPEELRAFLEPKVAKWWIPDAFVFVSEIPRTSTGKFLKAQLREQYKNWRWD
- the proS gene encoding proline--tRNA ligase, translated to MAKEKGLTPQSQDFNEWYNEVILRAELVDYGPVRGTMVIRPYGFGLWENIQRVLDDMFKATGHANAYFPLFIPMSFFQKEAEHVEGFSPELAVVTHAGGEELEEPLAVRPTSETIIGYMWGKWIRTYRDLPQLLNQWGNVVRWELRTKPFLRTSEFLWQEGHTAHATQEEAEAEVRQMLGIYAKMSREWAAVPVWEGVKTESEKFAGAVYTTTIEAMMRDGKALQSGTSHYLGTNFARAFDIQFQDRDQQNKYVHTTSWGLSTRMVGAVIMTHGDDKGLILPPRIAPIQVVIVPIYKSETREQVMPAVEKLAAELKAAGVRVHLDDRDQYSPGFKFNEWELKGVPLRLEIGPRDVEAGTAVLASRLGGKETVQLGEIIATLPQRLEAFQEALYRRALEFRDSHTWEVNDYGEFKEKVEQGFVKAFHCGDQECERQIKAETTATTRCIPFDEPEAHGKCIRCGKPSAYGKRILFAKAY